In the Aeromicrobium fastidiosum genome, GTGCGGGCTCCCGGGACCAGGTGGCCGGCTTCCAGCACGTCGGCGTGCAGCCCGTCGGTGCCGCTCTCGGCCGGACCAGCACGGACGAAGGCCACGTGCTCGCTCACCAGGGGCGAGCCGGTCGCGACCGCGAGGGCCGACAGGTGGCGGAGCCGCGCCGGGTCCGGCGGTGCCCCGCCGGCCAGGCCCAGCGTCACCCCGTGCGGCACGACCGTCAGGCCCGCGCGCAGTGCCTCGACGAGCCGGGGAGGGAGGTCGTCAGGTCGGACGTTCTCGGCGACGACCTCCGAGAACGACATGCCGTGGCGGGCCAGGTCGAGCAGGTCGTCGGCGATGGCGGATCGCCATCCGGCACCCACCCCGAGGCCGGCCACGGGGGAGCGGGTCATCAGCTGCCGCCGCCGCAGCCACCCCCGCCGCCGCAGCTGCTGCTGCCACCGCACGAGTGACCTCCGCCGCAGGAGTGGCCGCCGTGATGCCCTCCGCCTCCACCGCCCTCGCCGCCGCCGAAGTAGGTTCCGCCGCCGGCGGCCCCGTAGTACCCGCCGCGGCGGCGCTGCTTGCCCCACTCACCGGAGCGGTCGCGGGAGAAGAAGGCGACCCTGAACAGACCCGCGAGCACGAGCACGAGGGCGATGATGACAGCTGCTGCAACCATGGGAACCTCCAGGATGCCGGTGAACCGGGGTCCGTCGCCGTTGACGTGACGTCTGACCGTGATCGTGACAGATCGTCGGGCCGTGCGGAAGGGGTCGGCCTACTTCGTCAGCTGGCCCGTGAACCGGCAGGTGTTGCCCGTCTCGTGCGTGCCGAACAGCTGCAGGCTCACGCTCTCGTGGGTCGTCTGGTTGGTGATGAGCCAGTCGACCCAGACCGAGTCGGAGTGCTGGAGGCCCGGCATGAACGCGGCGGAGCTCGCTCGGTCGGACACGGGTGTTCCGGTGCCGACTGCATGCGTGCCCGACAGGCGGATCGCCGAGCTGTTGGAGAAGCCGAGCAGGTTGACCTGCCCTCCCGTGCAGTGCGCGGTGAGGGAGATGTCGCCGAGCTGCAGCACCGTGACGCCGGACGTGTTGTTGGAGACGTAGTCGATGTCGGTCGTGCCGGGCCCGGCAGCGCCCGTGGCACCCGGAGCACCTGGTGCACCGGACGGGCCGGGCACCCCGGCAGGTCCCGCTGGGCCTGCCGCGCCGGCCGGCCCCTGCACCACGACGGTCCTCTTGACCGTCTTCTTGGGGCACGTGCCGTTGGCCGCGGCACCGCGCACGAGTCCCTTGGACGTCGTGCAGACCTTGACCGACGAACCCGCCCCGGCGGCGACGGCCACGGTCCCGCCGCCGACCAGGAGGCCCGCGACGACCCCGACGGCGACGAGGACGGACGAACGTGAGGGGCGCATGCCCCCAGTGTCACCGCGGCCGTCCCCGAGGGTGGGCGATCGCGGCAGGAAGGGGGAAAACCCCACCACCCGGGCCGCAGGACGCCCCATCGCCACCCGGGGCCCGTGGGTTATCTTGATGTCAAAGGATTTTTTCGCCCGTCCCGATGCGGGAGTCGGGCACCCACACGTAGGAGCTGCCGCACTCATGGCCAAGATCATCTACACCCACACCGACGAGGCGCCCGCGCTGGCGACCTACTCCTTCCTGCCCGTCATCGAGGCGTACGCGTCGACGGCCGGTGTCGAGGTCGAGACGCGCGACATCTCCCTGGCCGGGCGCATCATCGCCCTGTTCGGCGACCGCCTGACCCCCGAGCAGCAGATCGGCGACGCGCTGGCCGAGCTCGGCGAGCTGGCCAAGCAGCCCGAGGCCAACATCATCAAGCTGCCCAACATCAGCGCCTCGGTGCCGCAGCTCAAGGCCGCGATCGCGGAGCTTCAGGGCCAGGGCTACGACCTGCCCGACTACCCGGACGACCCGCAGAGCGACGCCGACAAGGACGTCCGCGCACGCTACGACAAGGTCAAGGGCAGCGCGGTCAACCCCGTCCTGCGCGAGGGCAACTCCGACCGTCGTGCGCCGCTCTCGGTCAAGAACTACGCCCGCAAGCACCCGCACTCGATGGGTGCGTGGAGCGGCGACTCGAAGACCAACGTCGCCACGATGGGCGAGAACGACTTCTTCTCCAACGAGAAGTCCGTCGTCATCGACGCCGACACGACGATCTCGATCCAGCACGTCGACGCGAACGGCACCACGACCGAGCTCAAGGCGGCCTTCCCGGTGCTCGCCGGCGAGATCGTCGACGGCACCGTGCTGCGCGCCGCGGCGCTCGACGCCTTCTTGACCGAGCAGGTCGCCCGGGCCAAGGCCGAGGGCGTGCTGTTCTCGGTGCACCTCAAGGCCACCATGATGAAGGTGTCCGACCCGATCATCTTCGGCCACGTCGTCAAGGCGTTCTTCCCGGACGTCTTCGCGCGCTACGGTGCCGACCTCGACGCCGCCGGGCTCAGCGCCAGCAACGGCCTCGGCGGCATCCTCGCCGGTCTCGACAAGCTGCCGAACGGGGCCGAGATCAAGGCCGCGTTCGAGCAGGGCATCGCCGACGGCCCGGCCCTCGCGATGGTCGACTCCGACAAGGGCATCACCAACCTGCACGTGCCGAGCGACGTCATCGTCGACGCCTCGATGCCGGCCATGATCCGCACGTCGGGCCACATGTGGGGCCCCGACGGCAACGAGGCCGACACGCTGGCCGTCATCCCCGACAGCTCGTACGCGGGCGTCTACCAGACCGTCATCGACGACTGCCGCGCCAACGGCGCCTACGACCCCACCACGATGGGCTCGGTGCCCAACGTCGGCCTCATGGCCCAGGCGGCCGAGGAGTACGGCAGCCACGACAAGACGTTCGAGATCGCGGCCGCCGGCACCGTCCAGGTCGTCGACGCCGCCGGAACCGTGCTGATCGAGCACGCCGTCGAGGCCGGGGACATCTGGCGCGCCTGCCAGACCAAGGACGTCCCGGTGCGCGACTGGGTCAAGCTGGCCGTCACGCGGGCCCGTGCCTCCGAGACGCCGGCGATCTTCTGGCTCGACGCGAACCGCGCCCACGACGCCAACCTGATCGCCAAGGTCGACGCCTACCTCCCCGACCATGACACGTCGGGTCTGACGATCGAGATCATGCCGCCGGCCGACGCCACGCAGTACTCGATCGACCGCATCCGCAAGGGCGAGGACACGATCTCGGTCACCGGCAACGTGCTGCGCGACTACAACACCGACCTGTTCCCGATCCTCGAGCTCGGCACCAGCGCCAAGATGCTGTCGATCGTCCCGCTGATCAACGGCGGCGGACTGTTCGAGACCGGCGCTGGCGGTTCGGCTCCCAAGCACGTGCAGCAGCTCGTCAAGGAGGACTACCTCCGCTGGGACAGCCTGGGCGAGTTCCTGGCCCTCGCGTCGAGCTTCGAGCACATGGCGACCACGACGGGCAACGCCCGCGCGCAGATCCTCGCCGACACGCTCGACCGCGCCACCGGCACGTTCCTCGACGAGAACAAGTCGCCGGGTCGCAAGCTCGGCACGATCGACAACCGCGGCAGCCACTTCTACCTGTCGCTGTACTGGGCGCAGGAGCTGGCGAAGCAGACCGAGGACGCCGCTCTGGCGGCCGCGTTCGCCGACGTCGCCGGCGAGCTGGCCTCGAACGAGCAGACGATCGTCGACGAGCTGC is a window encoding:
- a CDS encoding NADP-dependent isocitrate dehydrogenase — its product is MAKIIYTHTDEAPALATYSFLPVIEAYASTAGVEVETRDISLAGRIIALFGDRLTPEQQIGDALAELGELAKQPEANIIKLPNISASVPQLKAAIAELQGQGYDLPDYPDDPQSDADKDVRARYDKVKGSAVNPVLREGNSDRRAPLSVKNYARKHPHSMGAWSGDSKTNVATMGENDFFSNEKSVVIDADTTISIQHVDANGTTTELKAAFPVLAGEIVDGTVLRAAALDAFLTEQVARAKAEGVLFSVHLKATMMKVSDPIIFGHVVKAFFPDVFARYGADLDAAGLSASNGLGGILAGLDKLPNGAEIKAAFEQGIADGPALAMVDSDKGITNLHVPSDVIVDASMPAMIRTSGHMWGPDGNEADTLAVIPDSSYAGVYQTVIDDCRANGAYDPTTMGSVPNVGLMAQAAEEYGSHDKTFEIAAAGTVQVVDAAGTVLIEHAVEAGDIWRACQTKDVPVRDWVKLAVTRARASETPAIFWLDANRAHDANLIAKVDAYLPDHDTSGLTIEIMPPADATQYSIDRIRKGEDTISVTGNVLRDYNTDLFPILELGTSAKMLSIVPLINGGGLFETGAGGSAPKHVQQLVKEDYLRWDSLGEFLALASSFEHMATTTGNARAQILADTLDRATGTFLDENKSPGRKLGTIDNRGSHFYLSLYWAQELAKQTEDAALAAAFADVAGELASNEQTIVDELLAVQGNPADIGGYFHPDSAKVNAVMRPSGTFTRVLADLQSRVV